The following proteins come from a genomic window of Aspergillus luchuensis IFO 4308 DNA, chromosome 3, nearly complete sequence:
- the pmi1 gene encoding mannose-6-phosphate isomerase pmi1 (COG:G;~EggNog:ENOG410PFMA;~InterPro:IPR018050,IPR016305,IPR014710,IPR001250, IPR011051;~PFAM:PF01238;~go_function: GO:0004476 - mannose-6-phosphate isomerase activity [Evidence IEA];~go_function: GO:0008270 - zinc ion binding [Evidence IEA];~go_process: GO:0005975 - carbohydrate metabolic process [Evidence IEA];~go_process: GO:0009298 - GDP-mannose biosynthetic process [Evidence IEA]) — protein sequence MQVPLLRLQCGVNSYDWGKIGHESAAAKYAAITAGSDFSIEAEKPYAELWMGTHPSLPSKDVETQRTLLDMVQDNQALISQEVSERYGGKLPFLFKVLSIQKALSIQAHPNKKLAEKLHARDARNYPDDNHKPEMTIAITPFEGLCGFRPLAEIVHFLNAVAPLRELVGTQAANQFESVVKGSEDSQDSAQMAKNKDALRALFTSLMNSSPESIEAATQKLISAAQDSPDTFATSTSTPETNPSNPAELAAIIARLNGQFPNDIGLFVFFFLNFVKLAPGEAMFLKADDIHAYISGDIIECMASSDNVVRAGFTPKFKDVDTLTEMLTYSYAPIEEQKLEPTDYPYAVLNASAYSSGSSSVLYDPPIEEFSVVKTDLKRAGAKATFDALVGPSILICTGGNGKITVGHKTEEVKEGYVFFVGANAECIVESTGSGEENVFTTYKAFCDLTGKEDMVNGN from the exons ATGCAGGTACCGTTGCTCCGTCTTCAGTGTG GTGTCAACAGCTATGACTGGG GCAAGATTGGCCATGAGTCGGCTGCCGCAAAGTATGCCGCCATTACTGCAGGCTCCGATTTCTCCATAGAAGCAGAGAAGCCCTACGCAGAG TTGTGGATGGGcacccatccttcccttccctccaaAGATGTCGAAACCCAGCGAACCCTCCTCGATATGGTTCAAGATAACCAAGCATTGATCTCTCAGGAAGTGAGCGAGCGATATGGCGGAAAATTGCCTTTCCTTTTCAAGGTCCTTTCTATTCAAAAGGCTCTCAGTATTCAAGCCCATCCGAATAAGAAACTGGCCGAAAAGCTTCATGCCCGGGATGCCCGAAACTATCCAG ATGATAATCACAAACCCGAAATGACGATTGCGATCACCCCGTTTGAAGGACTGTGCGGCTTCCGACCGCTGGCCGAAATTGTTCACTTCCTTAACGCAGTCGCCCCTCTCCGCGAGCTAGTCGGCACGCAAGCAGCGAATCAATTCGAGAGTGTTGTCAAGGGCTCCGAAGATTCGCAAGATTCTGCCCAAATGGCGAAGAACAAGGACGCGCTACGTGCCCTATTCACATCGCTAATGAACTCATCACCGGAAAGCATTGAGGCAGCCACCCAGAAGCTGATCTCCGCGGCTCAGGATTCTCCTGATACATTTGCTACATCTACCAGCACTCCAGAGACGAATCCGAGCAACCCTGCCGAATTGGCTGCCATCATTGCTCGGCTTAACGGGCAATTCCCTAACGACATCGGGCTATTCGTATTCTTCTTCCTAAATTTTGTCAAGCTGGCACCGGGCGAAGCCATGTTCTTGAAGGCTGACGATATCCATGCATACATCTCTGGAGATATCATTGAATGCATGGCGTCGTCTGATAATGTTGTGCGGGCGGGCTTCACTCCCAAGTTCAAAGATGTTGATACACTCACCGAGATGCTGACATACTCCTATGCGCCAATTGAGGAGCAAAAACTGGAGCCCACCGATTATCCATATGCCGTTCTCAATGCCTCCGCCTATTCTAGTGGCTCATCGTCTGTTCTCTACGACCCGCCCATTGAAGAATTCAGTGTTGTCAAAACGGATCTGAAGAGGGCTGGAGCCAAAGCAACCTTCGACGCACTGGTGGGTCCCAGCATCCTGATATGCACAGGTGGAAATGGGAAGATCACGGTTGGCCACAAGACTGAGGAAGTGAAGGAAGGCTATGTGTTCTTTGTAGGAGCCAACGCCGAGTGTATCGTCGAGAGTACGGGCagtggagaggagaatgTGTTCACCACATATAAGGCATTCTGTGATCTGACGGGCAAGGAGGATATGGTGAACGGAAACTAG
- the RIB1 gene encoding GTP cyclohydrolase II (BUSCO:EOG09261UWT;~COG:H;~EggNog:ENOG410PG5G;~InterPro:IPR036144,IPR032677,IPR000926;~PFAM:PF00925;~go_function: GO:0003935 - GTP cyclohydrolase II activity [Evidence IEA];~go_process: GO:0009231 - riboflavin biosynthetic process [Evidence IEA]), which yields MSNLPSHASPTFVAQDAPPHPVEELSISTDQATILPSDSRVDELRDNAIAQSDSADSDRGDVTPAVPASLLSPSFTPPATPGGTFNPAKLLQQTQQLSHTKAPKLLPCLPEVECIVRARIPTTTGAEMFLHLYHNNLDNKEHLAIVFGNTIRSRSLDKVRPGETEMDRMIRGAYVGTLHPGRVSSWYDDGNAEGAAGDGGPVSSERSTATESSPSQAPLVRIHSECYTGETAWSARCDCGEQLDEAARLMSFPMETLSEMASQQAVPVPSNASGGVIVYLRQEGRGIGLGEKLKAYNLQDLGSDTVEANLLLRHPADARSYGLATAILVDLGLGVDANPHGIRLLTNNPDKVRAIEGANREVAVKERVPMIPLAWRSGGKQGIKSLEVEGYLRTKIAKMGHMIE from the exons ATGTCGAACCTACCTTCTCACGCCTCCCCAACCTTCGTGGCGCAAGATGCGCCTCCCCACCCTGTGGAAGAACTCTCCATTAGCACAGATCAAGCAACAATTCTGCCCTCAGATAGCAGAGTAGACGAGCTTCGTGACAATGCTATCGCCCAGTCCGACAGCGCAGATAGCGATCGGGGTGATGTAACCCCCGCCGTGcctgcctccctcctctccccttcctttaCCCCTCCAGCTACACCCGGTGGTACATTCAATCCAGCGAAATTGCTTCAACAGACTCAACAGTTATCACACACTAAAGCCCCGAAACTTCTTCCTTGCCTTCCCGAAGTCGAATGCATCGTTCGCGCACGGattcccaccaccaccggcgcGGAGATGTTTCTCCATCTCTATCACAACAACTTGGACAACAAAGAGCACTTGGCAATTGTGTTTGGAAACACTATTCGAAGTCGGAGCCTGGACAAGGTTCGGCCAGGGGAAACGGAAATGGATCGTATGATACGTGGAGCTTATGTGGGCACATTGCATCCCGGTCGGGTGAGCAGTtggtatgatgatggaaacGCTGAGGGTGCAGCTGGTGACGGTGGACCTGTATCATCAGAAAGGTCAACTGCGACAGAGAGTTCACCTAGTCAAGCGCCACTTGTGAGGATACACTCCGAATGCTATACCGGAGAGACCGCCTGGTCTGCGCGCTGCGATTGTGGTGAACAACTAGACGAAGCAGCCAGGTTGATGTCCTTCCCCATGGAGACTCTAAGTGAAATGGCTTCCCAGCAAGCTGTTCCGGTGCCTTCCAATGCCTCTGGCGGGGTGATTGTTTACCTGCGGCAAGAGGGTCGCGGAATAGGACTGGGAGAGAAGCTCAAGGCCTACAACTTGCAGGATCTTGGCTCCGACACTGTAGAGGCTAACCTTCTCTTGCGACACCCTGCTGACGCGAGAAGCTACGGTCTGGCTACCGCGATCCTAGTCGACCTTGGGTTGGGTGTGGATGCCAATCCTCACGGCATCCGACTTCTTACGAATAACCCGGACAAGGTTCGCGCCATTGAGGGTGCAAATCGTGAGGTGGCGGTTAAAGAGCGTGTGCCAATGATACCTTTGGCATGGAGGTCGGGGGGAAAGCAGGGCATCAAAAGTCTAGAAGTAGAGGGCTATCTCAGGACCAAG ATCGCGAAAATGGGACACATGATTGAATAA
- a CDS encoding putative 6-hexanolactone hydrolase (CAZy:CE10;~COG:I;~EggNog:ENOG410PMK8;~InterPro:IPR029058,IPR013094;~MEROPS:MER0033242;~PFAM:PF10340,PF07859;~go_function: GO:0016787 - hydrolase activity [Evidence IEA]): MSSWNQPLTIWQKVQEAWNSLIVIKTFLSVSVTAAFRGKSGAKQYNVHVLNAVTRKLCVTFTPRQLQLRDTPTEEVYRQFMASRGLQPQTVPLNHGAKGHWIGNKNAKNVLVYYHGGGFFLFGRPEHYQLLAHMLDRLNEAGHDNLAIFFLTYTTTPHAVYPVQLRQSVEALRYILTETGRSPANIFLGGDSAGGNLSLAVLLHLTHPHPEIEPLKISQPLAGVFGCAPWVSYKLDGPSVQENAYKDALSEEILDRWSDQYLSGKEGDPWSEPARAPMDWWEEIQAKDILMTAGRDEILLSSIDEFVERFKKVVPNTVYVVAQDETHDSAVYAADVVGYDTQQTQAIVNWLGARL, encoded by the exons ATGTCGTCCTGGAACCAACCTCTAACCATCTGGCAGAAGGTGCAGGAGGCATGGAACAGTCTAATCGTCATTAAGACCTTCCTTTCTGTCTCCGTTACAGCTGCCTTTCGAGGCAAGAGTGGCGCCAAGCAGTACAACGTCCATGTGCTCAACGCCGTGACGCGCAAACTTTGTGTCACCTTCACCCCGAGACAATTGCA GCTCCGGGATACCCCCACCGAGGAGGTATACAGACAGTTCATGGCCAGCCGAGGTCTCCAGCCGCAGACTGTGCCTCTTAATCACGGCGCCAAAGGCCACTGGATTGGCAACAAAAACGCCAAAAATGTCCTCGTCTATTATCACG GAGGCGGgttctttctctttggtCGCCCAGAACATTACCAGCTACTAGCACATATGCTCGACCGCCTGAACGAAGCTGGCCACGACAACCTTgctatcttcttcctcacctaCACTACTACGCCGCACGCTGTTTATCCGGTACAACTCCGTCAATCGGTCGAGGCTCTCCGTTACATCCTCACCGAGACAGGCCGTTCCCCAGCTAATATCTTCTTGGGTGGTGATTCCGCTGGTGGgaatctctctctcgctgTGCTCTTGCATCTcacccatccacacccaGAGATCGAGCCTCTGAAGATCTCCCAGCCCTTGGCAGGTGTATTTGGCTGCGCGCCGTGGGTCAGTTACAAGTTGGACGGCCCTAGTGTCCAGGAAAACGCATACAAGGATGCCCTCTCTGAAGAGATCCTCGACCGTTGGTCTGATCAGTACCTTTCGGGTAAAGAGGGTGATCCCTGGAGTGAACCAGCTAGAGCTCCCATGGATTGGTGGGAGGAAATACAAGCAAAAGATATCTTGATGACTGCTGGAAGAGATGAGATTCTGCTCTCGTCTATTGACGAGTTTGTGGAGAGGTTCAAG AAAGTCGTACCCAATACTGTTTACGTTGTGGCACAGGA
- the SGF29 gene encoding SAGA-associated factor 29 family protein (BUSCO:EOG09263817;~COG:S;~EggNog:ENOG410PK50;~InterPro:IPR010750,IPR037802;~PFAM:PF07039;~go_component: GO:0000124 - SAGA complex [Evidence IEA]) encodes MESANHRVPWGAKRLPTSREGKLSAQGTASQSNAQHDGVPEAQVPVSPPSQSVGPNRFSTPDNPFSAKPQSASPVRPHNLRQGAARGTRSSARQDILSAFEWEALAIEKSRDSAPVATSAKTRNSQLRATTTAAATARDQSSPSKNPKKMSRNRPRGPPVPRDNGLAANEETDMWNKILQDLRKAKEKNDKQKTLADQIAALNEKIGKEGGRPSLSEHDQLDSLYRQMSKLCDDERAILQDEPSDVIKNLGLLTALRQASEAEAPQNRAATFSKSRKKRNELDGSATDSPGPSTTALPDKVGRTKGGVQRSTSVSSTQVRDSRDIRDSGVYVKVEEGTEGTKGTLAERSGHLVVGAEVVFKHNKNKQGVEGEGIQCIIKGISGDGVKKRYDVQDPEPNENGEQGAVYKTTAASLIPIPQMGSALPSFSVGKQVLARYPDTTTFYRAEVMGSKKDVYRLKFEGEEDDKEMEVDRRFVLDIPGK; translated from the exons ATGGAATCTGCCAATCACAGAGTCCCATGGGGCGCAAAGCGCTTACCGACTAGCCGCGAAGGGAAGCTCTCCGCCCAAGGAACAGCTTCGCAGTCGAATGCTCAGCATGACGGGGTCCCTGAAGCTCAGGTTCCCGTGTCTCCTCCGTCCCAATCAGTCGGGCCCAACAGGTTTTCCACCCCGGACAATCCGTTTTCTGCAAAGCCTCAGAGTGCCTCTCCTGTTCGTCCCCACAACCTCAGACAAGGTGCTGCCCGTGGTACTCGAAGCTCTGCCCGGCAGGATATCCTTTCCGCCTTCGAATGGGAGGCTCTAGCCATCGAGAAATCGAGAGACTCCGCCCCCGTTGCAACCTCAGCTAAAACCAGGAATAGTCAACTAAGGGCTACTacgactgctgctgctacagCTAGGGACCAGAGCTCACCTTCCAAGAACCCCAAGAAAATGTCCCGGAATCGGCCAAGAGGTCCCCCAGTCCCCAGGGACAACGGACTGGCGGCCAATGAAGAGACTGACATGTGGAACAAGATCCTCCAGGACCTTCGCAaagcgaaggagaagaatgaCAAGCAGAAGACGCTGGCAGACCAGATCGCCGCCTTGAACGAGAAGATCGGTAAAGAGGGTGGAA GACCTTCTCTCAGCGAGCATGATCAGCTCGATAGTCTCTATCGACAAATGTCAAAGCTGTGCGACGATGAGAGAGCCATTCTCCAGGATGAGCCTAGCGATGTTATCAAGAACTTGGGTCTCCTGACCGCACTTCGACAGGCCTCCGAAGCGGAGGCCCCTCAAAATCGCGCTGCTACGTTTTCTAAGTCGCGGAAGAAACGCAATGAACTGGATGGGTCAGCAACTGACTCGCCTGGGCCCTCCACTACTGCCTTGCCGGACAAGGTCGGTCGCACGAAAGGCGGCGTTCAGCGTAGTACCAGTGTTTCCAGCACTCAGGTCCGTGATAGCCGAGACATCCGCGACAGCGGTGTGTATGTTAAAGTAGAAGAAGGCACAGAGGGTACCAAAGGTACCCTTGCAGAGCGCAGCGGACACCTGGTGGTCGGGGCGGAGGTTGTCTTCAAAcacaacaagaacaaacaagGGGTCGAAGGCGAGGGCATTCAATGCATTATCAAGGGGATCTCTGGGGATGGAGTGAAAAAACG GTATGACGTGCAGGACCCGGAGCCAAACGAGAATGGTGAACAGGGAGCTGTTTACAAAACCACTGCCGCATCTCTGATTCCCATTCCCCAGATGGGGTCAGCCTTGCCCTCATTCTCAGTAGGGAAGCAAGTGTTGGCGAGATATCCAGATACGACCACGTTCTATCGTGCGGAAGTCATGGGTTCCAAGAAGGATGTCTACCGCCTGAAGTTTGagggcgaagaggatgataAAGAGATGGAGGTAGATCGACGCTTTGTACTCGATATACCTGGGAAGTAG
- a CDS encoding bZIP transcription factor (COG:S;~EggNog:ENOG410PIKQ;~InterPro:IPR021833;~PFAM:PF11905) translates to MATRLPPLTDVAASANPESSSISSASFSSSAAAAAVTPSTVQGPSTAAPVATPGSDVVKLEDSPTPSALTSADAETPAPDNSGTPATGAGRKRKLNCTSARGVANLTPEQLAKKRANDRQAQRAIRERTKAHIDSLEQRVRDLSSQKPFLDLQAALRQNEVIQAENREIRHGLKAIMDIIQPLLGQQEKPNTLTATPSSTNNRIPPITSTPPLSDAFRFSANTQRSAPGEHPFAESATNPETSSSTAHAAFASGTARREITATGPASFRIAFDYQRHNLAHGLDFGGTDERMGFNFLLDASQQVPKVEGFRRSSETLRPSSDPSPTYPSGVHPSMAEQPLPAYLTPIRNVAPTCTLDAILLDFLHNRQHQAAKGVSKQSLVGPSYPSVSSLLNPEKSVYSHPLSKVFTDILRTFPDISTLPEQVAVLFLMFLLMRWQIYPTPENYDRLPEWLTPRPSQLLTAHPAWIDYLPWPRMRDRLVMSYQDYPFENWFIPFTRTLSVNWPYEATDCLLSSGDGDELMVNPVFERHFRNLGNWSLGPAFAEAYPSLVETTRIKSSH, encoded by the exons ATGGCCAcccgccttcctcctctaaCCGATGTCGCTGCTTCAGCGAATCCGGAATCCTCCTCAATTTCCTCCGCGTCTTTCTCCTCGTccgctgcggctgctgctgttacACCCTCGACTGTTCAAGGCCCATCCACCGCCGCCCCGGTCGCCACTCCCGGGTCCGATGTGGTAAAACTGGAGGACTCCCCCACACCATCCGCATTGACCTCTGCGGACGCAGAAACACCCGCACCGGATAACAGTGGAACACCGGCAACAGGCGCAGGTCGCAAACGCAAGCTTAACTGTACCTCAGCGCGTGGTGTAGCGAATCTCACCCCGGAGCAGTTGGCGAAGAAGCGGGCGAACGATCGGCAGGCCCAGCGCGCCATTCGCGAAAGGACGAAAGCTCATATCGATTCTCTGGAACAACGAGTCCGAGATCTTTCGTCGCAGAAGCCCTTCTTGGATCTTCAGGCGGCTTTGAGGCAAAATGAAGTCATCCAAGCAGAGAATCGGGAGATCAGACATGGACTGAAAGCGATCATGGATATAATTCAGCCTTTGTTGGGGCAACAAGAGAAGCCGA ATACTTTGACCGCGACGCCTTCGTCAACCAACAATCGAATCCCCCCAATAACATCGACGCCGCCGTTGTCCGATGCCTTCCGTTTCTCAGCCAATACCCAGAGGTCAGCCCCTGGCGAGCACCCGTTTGCAGAGTCTGCTACGAATCCCGagacatcttcttccaccgcaCATGCGGCTTTTGCGTCCGGTACGGCACGCCGTGAGATAACAGCGACAGGCCCCGCTTCTTTCCGCATTGCGTTCGACTACCAGCGACACAACTTGGCTCACGGTTTGGACTTTGGCGGGACTGATGAACGAATGGGCTTTAACTTCCTGCTTGACGCATCGCAGCAGGTCCCCAAAGTGGAGGGCTTTCGACGCTCATCAGAGACACTGAGGCCATCGTCAGATCCATCGCCAACCTACCCATCCGGTGTTCATCCTTCTATGGCGGAACAGCCACTGCCTGCCTACCTGACCCCGATTCGCAACGTCGCTCCGACATGCACGCTGGACGCCATTCTGTTGGATTTTCTTCATAATCGACAGCACCAAGCAGCGAAGGGGGTGTCAAAGCAGAGCCTAGTTGGACCTTCTTACCCCAGcgtctcctccctcctcaatccAGAGAAAAGCGTTTACTCGCATCCCTTATCGAAAGTGTTCACCGACATCTTGCGGACCTTCCCAGATATCTCAACCCTCCCCGAACAAGTGGCCGTGCTGTTTCTCATGTTCCTCCTCATGAGGTGGCAGATTTATCCGACCCCTGAAAATTATGACCGGTTGCCCGAGTGGCTCACTCCTCGCCCGTCGCAGCTTCTCACGGCCCATCCGGCTTGGATTGACTATCTGCCATGGCCGCGAATGCGAGATCGCCTGGTGATGTCGTACCAGGATTATCCCTTCGAGAATTGGTTTATTCCCTTCACACGTACGCTATCTGTCAATTGGCCCTATGAAGCGACAGACTGCCTTTTGTCTTCCGGTGACGGTGACGAGCTTATGGTCAATCCCGTCTTTGAAAGACACTTCCGCAATCTCGGTAACTGGTCGCTGGGGCCCGCTTTTGCAGAAGCCTATCCTTCCTTGGTCGAAACCACAAGGATCAAATCTTCACACTAA